The Paenibacillus tianjinensis genome has a window encoding:
- a CDS encoding energy-coupling factor transporter transmembrane component T, protein MSSGFRAMHPAVALLYYGGLMLFAALLFHPLFLLTEIAGLAGLLLLQGQGRQLLQGLPFYLLMAGSVAVLNPLFSHRGAHILFYFWDQPVTLESVLYGLMMMLVLLTIFIVFISYNYTVTTDKFMYLFAAAAPKTALLTLMALRFVPLFQRRLRQITLIQRLRGIDAGQGSLRKRMQDGMTLLKVLLTWSLEEALQTGDSMKARGYGIRKRSAYSIFKLDRLDKGILLLLTVSGLIPLLGWLQGYGILEIYPRMKPMEFGGGEAVMYISFCLFVLTPLGLEGKEKWLWRSSRRSAYPSVIPKKTGTRSMSSHSQ, encoded by the coding sequence ATGAGCAGCGGCTTCCGCGCCATGCATCCGGCGGTTGCGCTGCTCTATTACGGCGGGCTGATGCTGTTCGCCGCGCTGCTGTTTCATCCGCTGTTCCTCCTAACGGAGATTGCAGGTCTCGCGGGCCTTCTGCTGCTGCAGGGACAGGGAAGGCAGCTGCTGCAGGGGCTGCCCTTCTATCTGCTGATGGCCGGTTCCGTGGCTGTGCTGAACCCTTTGTTCTCCCACAGGGGAGCGCACATCCTGTTCTATTTTTGGGATCAGCCGGTTACGCTGGAATCCGTGCTGTACGGGCTGATGATGATGCTGGTGCTGCTCACGATTTTTATCGTATTCATCTCTTACAATTACACGGTAACGACAGATAAGTTTATGTATTTATTCGCTGCAGCTGCACCCAAAACAGCCCTGCTGACGCTGATGGCACTGCGGTTTGTGCCCTTGTTCCAAAGAAGGCTGCGGCAGATTACCCTCATCCAGCGCCTCCGGGGCATAGATGCGGGTCAAGGCAGCCTGCGCAAAAGAATGCAGGACGGCATGACGCTGCTGAAAGTGCTGCTGACCTGGTCGCTGGAGGAAGCGCTCCAGACCGGCGATTCGATGAAGGCACGCGGCTATGGCATCCGCAAACGCAGTGCATACAGTATCTTTAAGCTGGACCGGCTGGATAAGGGGATCTTACTGCTGCTTACCGTCAGCGGTCTGATTCCGCTGCTTGGCTGGCTGCAGGGATACGGAATCCTGGAGATTTATCCGCGTATGAAGCCTATGGAGTTCGGCGGGGGCGAAGCGGTGATGTATATCAGCTTCTGCCTGTTCGTGCTGACACCCCTGGGCCTGGAAGGAAAGGAGAAATGGTTATGGAGATCATCACGGCGGAGCGCTTATCCTTCCGTTATCCCGAAGAAGACCGGGACTCGCTCCATGAGCTCTCATTCTCAGTAG
- a CDS encoding ABC transporter ATP-binding protein, which produces MEIITAERLSFRYPEEDRDSLHELSFSVEEGEFVVLLGPSGCGKTTLLRHLKRELTPVGTGSGMIRYQGQPLAELPAEKAAGDIGMVFQNPDAQIVMDTVWHELAFAMENLGYPPSVMRSRLAEMAGLFGLEPLLYKSVHELSGGQKQLLNLASVLLLQPKLLLLDEPTSQLDPVAAREFIQTLYRLNEEMSMTIIISEHRLEEVLPLADRVLLLEDGVLQASGSPREFVRGAGDARQAARRAYLPTASRLFLALSPEGELPLETIPLTVREGKRWLQAYAATGQEMLAASAPEPAAAIRAERSSVPAATLLGAREVTFRYEKDGPEVLRKLNLSLHQGELLAILGGNGAGKSTLLQVLSGLAKPQRGNVDLAKGVTTGYLAQNPLLYFSFDTVIEELRHMASVAGLANETAQSEIERLLEVFQLQQVLESHPHDLSGGQQQKLALAMIMLLKPAVLLLDEPTKGLDPEAKSRFAGLLGQLLDQGISIGIVTHDVEFAARYASRCALLFDGSITAEGRPSAFFSSNYFYTTAVNRMVRDILPQALTIEDVMAAWHVFASRL; this is translated from the coding sequence ATGGAGATCATCACGGCGGAGCGCTTATCCTTCCGTTATCCCGAAGAAGACCGGGACTCGCTCCATGAGCTCTCATTCTCAGTAGAAGAAGGGGAGTTCGTTGTGCTGCTTGGCCCGTCGGGCTGCGGTAAAACAACACTGCTGCGTCATCTGAAGCGTGAGCTTACCCCCGTGGGCACAGGCAGCGGCATGATCCGTTATCAAGGGCAGCCGCTGGCGGAGCTGCCGGCGGAGAAGGCGGCCGGGGATATCGGGATGGTCTTTCAGAACCCGGATGCGCAGATTGTAATGGATACGGTGTGGCATGAACTGGCCTTCGCAATGGAGAACCTGGGCTATCCGCCTTCTGTTATGCGGAGCAGACTGGCAGAGATGGCCGGGCTGTTCGGTCTGGAGCCGCTGCTGTACAAATCGGTCCATGAGCTCTCCGGAGGCCAGAAGCAGCTGCTAAATCTGGCCTCCGTGCTGCTGCTTCAACCGAAGCTGCTGCTGCTGGACGAGCCGACCTCACAGCTGGACCCTGTCGCGGCACGCGAGTTCATCCAGACCTTGTATAGGCTGAATGAGGAAATGTCGATGACCATCATTATCAGTGAGCACCGCCTGGAGGAGGTCCTGCCGCTGGCAGACCGTGTCCTGCTGCTGGAAGACGGTGTGCTGCAGGCTTCCGGCAGTCCCCGCGAGTTCGTACGGGGAGCCGGAGACGCGCGGCAGGCTGCGCGCCGGGCCTACTTGCCGACTGCATCACGGCTATTCCTTGCCTTGTCACCGGAGGGGGAGCTGCCGCTGGAAACCATTCCGCTGACGGTCCGTGAGGGCAAACGCTGGCTGCAGGCTTATGCGGCCACCGGGCAGGAGATGCTTGCCGCCAGCGCCCCGGAGCCTGCTGCAGCGATACGCGCTGAGCGTTCCTCTGTACCGGCTGCTACCCTGCTCGGCGCCAGGGAAGTCACCTTCCGCTATGAGAAGGATGGGCCGGAGGTGCTGCGTAAGCTGAACCTGTCGCTGCATCAAGGCGAGCTGCTGGCGATCCTGGGCGGCAACGGTGCAGGCAAGTCCACCCTGCTGCAGGTACTGAGCGGTCTGGCAAAGCCCCAGCGCGGCAATGTGGACCTCGCCAAAGGGGTAACTACCGGGTACCTGGCCCAGAATCCGCTGCTGTATTTCAGCTTTGATACCGTTATAGAGGAGCTGAGGCACATGGCCTCCGTTGCAGGTTTAGCTAACGAAACGGCACAATCGGAGATTGAGCGGCTGCTGGAGGTGTTTCAGCTTCAGCAGGTGCTGGAGAGCCATCCGCATGATCTTAGCGGCGGCCAGCAGCAGAAGCTGGCGCTGGCGATGATCATGCTGCTGAAGCCGGCGGTGCTGCTGCTGGACGAGCCGACCAAGGGTCTGGACCCTGAGGCCAAGTCCAGGTTCGCGGGCTTGCTCGGGCAGCTGCTGGACCAGGGGATCAGTATTGGGATTGTGACGCATGATGTAGAGTTTGCTGCACGGTACGCGTCCCGCTGCGCACTGCTGTTTGACGGGAGCATTACCGCAGAGGGAAGGCCATCAGCTTTTTTCAGCAGCAATTATTTCTATACTACGGCGGTAAACCGCATGGTCCGGGATATTCTTCCGCAGGCATTAACCATAGAGGATGTGATGGCCGCTTGGCACGTTTTCGCATCCCGCTTATAA
- a CDS encoding ECF transporter S component, producing the protein MARFRIPLIIAIVLFIAGLALTAALKDRHYMLLSLVLLLAALLPVFIRLERRPLESRELVLLAVLSAIAAVSRIPFAALPSVKPVSAIVILSAYVFGAEAGFIIGAVAALVSNIYFGQGPWTPWQMFAWGMVGLSAGWLRNAWWMKKRSGMLIFGFVWGFLFGWIMNVWYIISLPDAFSWGLVAAAYASSFYFDLAHALSNVFFLAILAGGWTKVLERFRKKYGLLQE; encoded by the coding sequence TTGGCACGTTTTCGCATCCCGCTTATAATTGCCATAGTCCTTTTCATCGCCGGCCTGGCGCTTACGGCAGCATTGAAGGACCGTCATTATATGCTGCTCAGTCTTGTGCTGCTTCTCGCTGCGCTGCTGCCGGTTTTTATCCGCCTGGAACGGCGGCCGCTGGAGTCTAGAGAGCTGGTGCTGCTCGCTGTACTGTCGGCTATTGCGGCGGTCAGCCGGATTCCGTTCGCTGCACTGCCCAGTGTGAAGCCTGTGTCGGCGATCGTAATTCTGTCGGCCTATGTATTTGGAGCAGAAGCAGGCTTCATCATCGGGGCTGTGGCCGCGCTTGTCTCTAATATCTATTTCGGGCAGGGTCCCTGGACACCCTGGCAGATGTTTGCCTGGGGGATGGTCGGCCTTAGTGCAGGCTGGCTGCGGAATGCCTGGTGGATGAAGAAACGCAGCGGTATGCTGATCTTCGGCTTTGTGTGGGGGTTCTTATTCGGCTGGATCATGAATGTCTGGTATATCATCAGCCTTCCGGACGCGTTCAGCTGGGGACTTGTGGCCGCTGCATATGCCTCCAGCTTTTATTTTGATTTAGCGCATGCGTTGTCCAATGTCTTTTTCCTTGCCATTCTTGCCGGAGGGTGGACCAAAGTGCTGGAGCGTTTCCGCAAAAAGTACGGCTTGCTGCAGGAATAG
- a CDS encoding methyl-accepting chemotaxis protein — translation MKYKMAVLAAVAVIMVIGIGMNGILFANKLADRSQETYNLNLVPIHMVTEIRANNRAIESFLLEDLLTKEADKSQGLTAGIQEKIKQNNELMNQLKSIDFKDTEVSNKINEYLSLLEDYRAQRDNIIQLANKNLNEEGYQVFSGRTFSESRTKMVGLLDDASALLLADAKTHNELTLNNAQTSSMLSGILITAAWVLCIAISIVITRLITNPLKELQALMRRAEEGDLTVTAAYQSKDEIGQINTSFNSMLDSLKRMMLGVSESAEVLSASSQEMSASAEQTGRASRLIAETSSEIAAGFENQVNSIDRTALSVLTMTEDIAAVERSSSEMADLMAGAAVSTDQGAAAVDRIIRQMKDINASVTATQAIVRNLGSLSAEINTIITTINEISAQTNLLSLNASIEASRAGEHGLGFAVVAGEIRKLAEATGSSSLQITEIITDIQQQTGSAVESMALGSELVALGVEQSGVVSQAFDKIQASIKAAALQTEEIRGAVGHVSLESRALSGAMERVSEISRKGVEDVQDTSAASEEQLSAMEEMMASAQYLATLAEDLQKEMARFKL, via the coding sequence GTGAAATATAAAATGGCTGTGCTTGCGGCTGTTGCAGTAATCATGGTGATCGGTATCGGGATGAATGGTATTCTGTTCGCTAACAAATTAGCTGACCGGTCACAAGAGACATACAATCTGAATCTGGTGCCTATTCATATGGTTACTGAGATACGCGCCAATAACCGGGCCATCGAGTCCTTTTTGCTGGAAGACCTGCTTACGAAAGAGGCGGATAAGAGCCAGGGGCTCACTGCCGGAATTCAGGAGAAGATTAAGCAGAATAATGAACTGATGAACCAGCTGAAATCCATCGACTTTAAGGATACTGAAGTCAGCAACAAAATTAATGAATATTTGTCTCTTCTTGAGGATTACCGGGCACAGCGCGATAATATTATTCAGCTTGCCAATAAAAACCTAAATGAAGAGGGCTACCAGGTTTTCTCGGGCCGTACGTTCAGCGAGTCCCGGACGAAGATGGTGGGCCTTCTGGATGATGCGTCAGCGCTGCTTCTGGCGGATGCCAAAACGCATAATGAACTTACATTAAATAATGCACAGACCTCCTCGATGTTAAGCGGCATACTTATTACCGCAGCCTGGGTATTATGCATTGCAATCAGCATCGTCATCACCCGCTTGATTACGAATCCGCTCAAAGAACTGCAGGCGCTTATGCGCCGTGCCGAAGAAGGAGATCTGACTGTAACGGCAGCTTACCAGTCGAAGGATGAAATCGGCCAGATCAATACTTCATTCAACAGTATGCTCGATAGCTTGAAGCGAATGATGCTGGGTGTTTCAGAGAGCGCAGAGGTGCTGTCAGCCTCCTCCCAGGAAATGAGTGCAAGTGCCGAACAGACCGGACGCGCTTCCCGGCTGATTGCTGAGACCTCAAGTGAAATAGCCGCAGGCTTCGAAAACCAGGTGAACAGCATTGACCGTACGGCGTTATCCGTGCTGACGATGACGGAGGACATTGCTGCTGTTGAGCGCAGCAGTAGTGAAATGGCGGATCTTATGGCCGGTGCAGCAGTTTCAACGGATCAAGGTGCTGCGGCTGTAGATAGAATTATCAGACAAATGAAAGATATTAATGCCAGTGTAACCGCCACTCAGGCCATTGTCCGCAATCTTGGCAGTTTATCCGCAGAGATCAACACTATTATTACTACCATTAATGAAATTTCCGCCCAGACCAATCTGCTCTCGCTGAATGCATCGATTGAAGCATCCAGAGCCGGGGAACATGGCCTTGGTTTTGCCGTGGTTGCCGGTGAGATCCGCAAGCTGGCCGAGGCAACCGGCAGTAGCTCGTTGCAGATTACAGAGATTATTACCGACATTCAGCAGCAGACCGGCAGTGCCGTGGAGTCGATGGCACTAGGCTCTGAGCTTGTAGCGCTTGGAGTGGAGCAGAGCGGAGTGGTTTCCCAGGCATTTGACAAAATTCAGGCTTCCATTAAGGCTGCTGCCTTGCAGACAGAAGAGATCAGGGGGGCAGTCGGACATGTCTCACTGGAGTCGCGGGCCTTATCAGGGGCGATGGAACGGGTAAGTGAGATTTCCCGTAAGGGTGTGGAAGATGTTCAGGATACCAGTGCCGCCAGTGAGGAGCAGCTGTCGGCGATGGAAGAAATGATGGCTTCGGCTCAGTACCTGGCGACTTTAGCAGAGGATTTGCAGAA